A DNA window from Solanum lycopersicum chromosome 3, SLM_r2.1 contains the following coding sequences:
- the LOC101264793 gene encoding amino acid transporter AVT1J-like isoform X2: MEEGSSNIRVRLLDNCYNNNNDGRIEDNTISGPTSFSRTCFNGLNALSGVGILSVPYALASGGWLSLIFFLIIAISTYYTSLLIQRCMDIDPTIRNYPDIGERAFGTMGRTLVSTTMNIELYMVVTGFLILEGDNLQNLSGQLQIFGLDGKQCFVIIISLIILPTVWFNNMSILSYISASGVLASILLLASILWAALFDGIGFQTSQTHFINWKGMPTAISLYAFCYCAHPVFPTLYTSMINPKKFSKVMFVCFLLCTISYASMAIVGYLMFVPSVLSQITLNLPINKISSKVAIYTTLVNPIAKYSLMIKPLENSMENQLPIHYKTRVCSLLIRTILVISTVIVALAIPFFGYLMSLVGAFLSVTASIVLPCLCFLKISGIYQRLGFEQVFIVGIVIMGIAIMLAMFGLPTYTSVCGHPNSTD; this comes from the exons ATGGAGGAGGGCTCCTCAAATATAAGAGTGCGTTTACTAGACAATtgttataacaataacaatgatGGCAGAATTGAAGATAATACTATTTCAGGACCAACCTCTTTTTCAAGAACTTGTTTCAATGGACTCAATGCTTTGTCAG GAGTTGGTATACTTTCAGTACCTTACGCATTAGCATCAGGAGGATGGTTaagcttaatttttttcttgattatcGCTATCTCAACGTATTACACTTCCTTATTAATTCAAAGATGCATGGACATTGATCCAACCATAAGAAATTACCCTGACATTGGCGAACGCGCCTTTGGAACTATGGGAAGAACGCTTGTCTCCACGACGATGAACATTGAACTTTATATGGTTGTAACAGGTTTCTTGATTTTAGAAGGAGATAACTTGCAAAACTTATCTGGACAACTTCAAATATTTGGACTTGATGGAAAGCAATGTTTTGTGATTATTATAAGTCTTATTATTCTGCCTACAGTTTGGTTTAACAATATGAGCATCCTTTCTTATATATCTGCAAGTGGAGTACTGGCATCTATTCTGTTACTTGCATCCATTTTATGGGCTGCTTTATTTGATGGCATTGGATTTCAAACAAGTCAAACTCACTTTATAAATTGGAAAGGGATGCCAACTGCTATTAGCCTATATGCCTTCTGTTATTGTGCTCATCCAGTTTTCCCAACCTTATATACTTCCATGATAAATCCAAAAAAATTCTCTAAG GTGATGTTTGTGTGCTTTCTACTTTGCACCATCAGCTATGCATCAATGGCCATAGTTGGATATCTGATGTTTGTTCCAAGTGTACTGTCCCAAATAACCTTAAACCTCCCCATCAATAAAATCAGCTCAAAAGTTGCAATTTACACCACATTAGTCAATCCAATTGCAAAGTATAGCTTGATGATAAAACCACTAGAAAATAGTATGGAAAATCAACTTCCAATTCATTACAAAACAAGGGTATGCAGCCTACTTATAAGAACAATTTTAGTAATCAGTACTGTCATTGTAGCATTAGCTATCCCCTTTTTTGGATATCTCATGTCACTTGTTGGAGCATTTTTGAGTGTCACAGCTTCCATTGTACTACCATGTTTGTGCTTCTTGAAGATCTCTGGGATTTATCAAAGACTAGGATTTGAGCAAGTATTTATAGTGGGGATTGtgataatgggcatagccattATGCTT GCAATGTTCGGACTCCCTACATACACAAGTGTATGCGGTCATCCAAATAGTACAGACTGA
- the LOC101264793 gene encoding amino acid transporter AVT1J-like isoform X1: MEEGSSNIRVRLLDNCYNNNNDGRIEDNTISGPTSFSRTCFNGLNALSGVGILSVPYALASGGWLSLIFFLIIAISTYYTSLLIQRCMDIDPTIRNYPDIGERAFGTMGRTLVSTTMNIELYMVVTGFLILEGDNLQNLSGQLQIFGLDGKQCFVIIISLIILPTVWFNNMSILSYISASGVLASILLLASILWAALFDGIGFQTSQTHFINWKGMPTAISLYAFCYCAHPVFPTLYTSMINPKKFSKVMFVCFLLCTISYASMAIVGYLMFVPSVLSQITLNLPINKISSKVAIYTTLVNPIAKYSLMIKPLENSMENQLPIHYKTRVCSLLIRTILVISTVIVALAIPFFGYLMSLVGAFLSVTASIVLPCLCFLKISGIYQRLGFEQVFIVGIVIMGIAIMLVGTYTSVLQIISHLQCSDSLHTQVYAVIQIVQTDLVKVSYQETCDLTKNELI; the protein is encoded by the exons ATGGAGGAGGGCTCCTCAAATATAAGAGTGCGTTTACTAGACAATtgttataacaataacaatgatGGCAGAATTGAAGATAATACTATTTCAGGACCAACCTCTTTTTCAAGAACTTGTTTCAATGGACTCAATGCTTTGTCAG GAGTTGGTATACTTTCAGTACCTTACGCATTAGCATCAGGAGGATGGTTaagcttaatttttttcttgattatcGCTATCTCAACGTATTACACTTCCTTATTAATTCAAAGATGCATGGACATTGATCCAACCATAAGAAATTACCCTGACATTGGCGAACGCGCCTTTGGAACTATGGGAAGAACGCTTGTCTCCACGACGATGAACATTGAACTTTATATGGTTGTAACAGGTTTCTTGATTTTAGAAGGAGATAACTTGCAAAACTTATCTGGACAACTTCAAATATTTGGACTTGATGGAAAGCAATGTTTTGTGATTATTATAAGTCTTATTATTCTGCCTACAGTTTGGTTTAACAATATGAGCATCCTTTCTTATATATCTGCAAGTGGAGTACTGGCATCTATTCTGTTACTTGCATCCATTTTATGGGCTGCTTTATTTGATGGCATTGGATTTCAAACAAGTCAAACTCACTTTATAAATTGGAAAGGGATGCCAACTGCTATTAGCCTATATGCCTTCTGTTATTGTGCTCATCCAGTTTTCCCAACCTTATATACTTCCATGATAAATCCAAAAAAATTCTCTAAG GTGATGTTTGTGTGCTTTCTACTTTGCACCATCAGCTATGCATCAATGGCCATAGTTGGATATCTGATGTTTGTTCCAAGTGTACTGTCCCAAATAACCTTAAACCTCCCCATCAATAAAATCAGCTCAAAAGTTGCAATTTACACCACATTAGTCAATCCAATTGCAAAGTATAGCTTGATGATAAAACCACTAGAAAATAGTATGGAAAATCAACTTCCAATTCATTACAAAACAAGGGTATGCAGCCTACTTATAAGAACAATTTTAGTAATCAGTACTGTCATTGTAGCATTAGCTATCCCCTTTTTTGGATATCTCATGTCACTTGTTGGAGCATTTTTGAGTGTCACAGCTTCCATTGTACTACCATGTTTGTGCTTCTTGAAGATCTCTGGGATTTATCAAAGACTAGGATTTGAGCAAGTATTTATAGTGGGGATTGtgataatgggcatagccattATGCTTGTAGGTACTTACACTTCTGTCTTACAAATTATCAGTCATTT GCAATGTTCGGACTCCCTACATACACAAGTGTATGCGGTCATCCAAATAGTACAGACTGATTTAGTCAAAGTATCTTACCAAGAGACTTGtgatttaacaaaaaatgaattaatctag
- the LOC101264793 gene encoding amino acid transporter AVT1J-like isoform X5 produces the protein MEEGSSNIRVRLLDNCYNNNNDGRIEDNTISGPTSFSRTCFNGLNALSGFLILEGDNLQNLSGQLQIFGLDGKQCFVIIISLIILPTVWFNNMSILSYISASGVLASILLLASILWAALFDGIGFQTSQTHFINWKGMPTAISLYAFCYCAHPVFPTLYTSMINPKKFSKVMFVCFLLCTISYASMAIVGYLMFVPSVLSQITLNLPINKISSKVAIYTTLVNPIAKYSLMIKPLENSMENQLPIHYKTRVCSLLIRTILVISTVIVALAIPFFGYLMSLVGAFLSVTASIVLPCLCFLKISGIYQRLGFEQVFIVGIVIMGIAIMLAMFGLPTYTSVCGHPNSTD, from the exons ATGGAGGAGGGCTCCTCAAATATAAGAGTGCGTTTACTAGACAATtgttataacaataacaatgatGGCAGAATTGAAGATAATACTATTTCAGGACCAACCTCTTTTTCAAGAACTTGTTTCAATGGACTCAATGCTTTGTCAG GTTTCTTGATTTTAGAAGGAGATAACTTGCAAAACTTATCTGGACAACTTCAAATATTTGGACTTGATGGAAAGCAATGTTTTGTGATTATTATAAGTCTTATTATTCTGCCTACAGTTTGGTTTAACAATATGAGCATCCTTTCTTATATATCTGCAAGTGGAGTACTGGCATCTATTCTGTTACTTGCATCCATTTTATGGGCTGCTTTATTTGATGGCATTGGATTTCAAACAAGTCAAACTCACTTTATAAATTGGAAAGGGATGCCAACTGCTATTAGCCTATATGCCTTCTGTTATTGTGCTCATCCAGTTTTCCCAACCTTATATACTTCCATGATAAATCCAAAAAAATTCTCTAAG GTGATGTTTGTGTGCTTTCTACTTTGCACCATCAGCTATGCATCAATGGCCATAGTTGGATATCTGATGTTTGTTCCAAGTGTACTGTCCCAAATAACCTTAAACCTCCCCATCAATAAAATCAGCTCAAAAGTTGCAATTTACACCACATTAGTCAATCCAATTGCAAAGTATAGCTTGATGATAAAACCACTAGAAAATAGTATGGAAAATCAACTTCCAATTCATTACAAAACAAGGGTATGCAGCCTACTTATAAGAACAATTTTAGTAATCAGTACTGTCATTGTAGCATTAGCTATCCCCTTTTTTGGATATCTCATGTCACTTGTTGGAGCATTTTTGAGTGTCACAGCTTCCATTGTACTACCATGTTTGTGCTTCTTGAAGATCTCTGGGATTTATCAAAGACTAGGATTTGAGCAAGTATTTATAGTGGGGATTGtgataatgggcatagccattATGCTT GCAATGTTCGGACTCCCTACATACACAAGTGTATGCGGTCATCCAAATAGTACAGACTGA
- the LOC101264793 gene encoding amino acid transporter AVT1J-like isoform X3, translating into MEEGSSNIRVRLLDNCYNNNNDGRIEDNTISGPTSFSRTCFNGLNALSGVGILSVPYALASGGWLSLIFFLIIAISTYYTSLLIQRCMDIDPTIRNYPDIGERAFGTMGRTLVSTTMNIELYMVVTGFLILEGDNLQNLSGQLQIFGLDGKQCFVIIISLIILPTVWFNNMSILSYISASGVLASILLLASILWAALFDGIGFQTSQTHFINWKGMPTAISLYAFCYCAHPVFPTLYTSMINPKKFSKVMFVCFLLCTISYASMAIVGYLMFVPSVLSQITLNLPINKISSKVAIYTTLVNPIAKYSLMIKPLENSMENQLPIHYKTRVCSLLIRTILVISTVIVALAIPFFGYLMSLVGAFLSVTASIVLPCLCFLKISGIYQRLGFEQVFIVGIVIMGIAIMLVGNVRTPYIHKCMRSSK; encoded by the exons ATGGAGGAGGGCTCCTCAAATATAAGAGTGCGTTTACTAGACAATtgttataacaataacaatgatGGCAGAATTGAAGATAATACTATTTCAGGACCAACCTCTTTTTCAAGAACTTGTTTCAATGGACTCAATGCTTTGTCAG GAGTTGGTATACTTTCAGTACCTTACGCATTAGCATCAGGAGGATGGTTaagcttaatttttttcttgattatcGCTATCTCAACGTATTACACTTCCTTATTAATTCAAAGATGCATGGACATTGATCCAACCATAAGAAATTACCCTGACATTGGCGAACGCGCCTTTGGAACTATGGGAAGAACGCTTGTCTCCACGACGATGAACATTGAACTTTATATGGTTGTAACAGGTTTCTTGATTTTAGAAGGAGATAACTTGCAAAACTTATCTGGACAACTTCAAATATTTGGACTTGATGGAAAGCAATGTTTTGTGATTATTATAAGTCTTATTATTCTGCCTACAGTTTGGTTTAACAATATGAGCATCCTTTCTTATATATCTGCAAGTGGAGTACTGGCATCTATTCTGTTACTTGCATCCATTTTATGGGCTGCTTTATTTGATGGCATTGGATTTCAAACAAGTCAAACTCACTTTATAAATTGGAAAGGGATGCCAACTGCTATTAGCCTATATGCCTTCTGTTATTGTGCTCATCCAGTTTTCCCAACCTTATATACTTCCATGATAAATCCAAAAAAATTCTCTAAG GTGATGTTTGTGTGCTTTCTACTTTGCACCATCAGCTATGCATCAATGGCCATAGTTGGATATCTGATGTTTGTTCCAAGTGTACTGTCCCAAATAACCTTAAACCTCCCCATCAATAAAATCAGCTCAAAAGTTGCAATTTACACCACATTAGTCAATCCAATTGCAAAGTATAGCTTGATGATAAAACCACTAGAAAATAGTATGGAAAATCAACTTCCAATTCATTACAAAACAAGGGTATGCAGCCTACTTATAAGAACAATTTTAGTAATCAGTACTGTCATTGTAGCATTAGCTATCCCCTTTTTTGGATATCTCATGTCACTTGTTGGAGCATTTTTGAGTGTCACAGCTTCCATTGTACTACCATGTTTGTGCTTCTTGAAGATCTCTGGGATTTATCAAAGACTAGGATTTGAGCAAGTATTTATAGTGGGGATTGtgataatgggcatagccattATGCTTGTAG GCAATGTTCGGACTCCCTACATACACAAGTGTATGCGGTCATCCAAATAG
- the LOC101264793 gene encoding amino acid transporter AVT1J-like isoform X4, with protein sequence MEEGSSNIRVRLLDNCYNNNNDGRIEDNTISGPTSFSRTCFNGLNALSGFLILEGDNLQNLSGQLQIFGLDGKQCFVIIISLIILPTVWFNNMSILSYISASGVLASILLLASILWAALFDGIGFQTSQTHFINWKGMPTAISLYAFCYCAHPVFPTLYTSMINPKKFSKVMFVCFLLCTISYASMAIVGYLMFVPSVLSQITLNLPINKISSKVAIYTTLVNPIAKYSLMIKPLENSMENQLPIHYKTRVCSLLIRTILVISTVIVALAIPFFGYLMSLVGAFLSVTASIVLPCLCFLKISGIYQRLGFEQVFIVGIVIMGIAIMLVGTYTSVLQIISHLQCSDSLHTQVYAVIQIVQTDLVKVSYQETCDLTKNELI encoded by the exons ATGGAGGAGGGCTCCTCAAATATAAGAGTGCGTTTACTAGACAATtgttataacaataacaatgatGGCAGAATTGAAGATAATACTATTTCAGGACCAACCTCTTTTTCAAGAACTTGTTTCAATGGACTCAATGCTTTGTCAG GTTTCTTGATTTTAGAAGGAGATAACTTGCAAAACTTATCTGGACAACTTCAAATATTTGGACTTGATGGAAAGCAATGTTTTGTGATTATTATAAGTCTTATTATTCTGCCTACAGTTTGGTTTAACAATATGAGCATCCTTTCTTATATATCTGCAAGTGGAGTACTGGCATCTATTCTGTTACTTGCATCCATTTTATGGGCTGCTTTATTTGATGGCATTGGATTTCAAACAAGTCAAACTCACTTTATAAATTGGAAAGGGATGCCAACTGCTATTAGCCTATATGCCTTCTGTTATTGTGCTCATCCAGTTTTCCCAACCTTATATACTTCCATGATAAATCCAAAAAAATTCTCTAAG GTGATGTTTGTGTGCTTTCTACTTTGCACCATCAGCTATGCATCAATGGCCATAGTTGGATATCTGATGTTTGTTCCAAGTGTACTGTCCCAAATAACCTTAAACCTCCCCATCAATAAAATCAGCTCAAAAGTTGCAATTTACACCACATTAGTCAATCCAATTGCAAAGTATAGCTTGATGATAAAACCACTAGAAAATAGTATGGAAAATCAACTTCCAATTCATTACAAAACAAGGGTATGCAGCCTACTTATAAGAACAATTTTAGTAATCAGTACTGTCATTGTAGCATTAGCTATCCCCTTTTTTGGATATCTCATGTCACTTGTTGGAGCATTTTTGAGTGTCACAGCTTCCATTGTACTACCATGTTTGTGCTTCTTGAAGATCTCTGGGATTTATCAAAGACTAGGATTTGAGCAAGTATTTATAGTGGGGATTGtgataatgggcatagccattATGCTTGTAGGTACTTACACTTCTGTCTTACAAATTATCAGTCATTT GCAATGTTCGGACTCCCTACATACACAAGTGTATGCGGTCATCCAAATAGTACAGACTGATTTAGTCAAAGTATCTTACCAAGAGACTTGtgatttaacaaaaaatgaattaatctag